The following proteins are encoded in a genomic region of Sorangiineae bacterium MSr12523:
- a CDS encoding 3-dehydroquinate synthase, with the protein MEERVNVRFDYRVCFTEGVFTSDNPLLRSILCEVPGQAPEVTPRRHRAWAVVDRGVMEAWPGLARDMESYFAAHGDRLELIAPPMVVPGGEACKNDETTFRDILRHIHELRIDRHSYVLAIGGGAVLDVVGYAAAVAHRGVRLIRFPTTVLGQADSGVGVKNGINAFGKKNFLGTFAPPHGVLCDGHFLTTLSPRDRVAGMAEAVKVALVRDAAFFAWMREHGAALGAGDAGALMELVRRSAELHLRHIATSGDPFEKGSARPLDFGHWAAHKLESLTAYRLRHGEGVAIGMALDTLYSVHVGLAPQTLADTVMALLEQLGFSLWDDALSMAGPDGRLRVFEGLAEFREHLGGDLCVTLLRGPGEGVEVHDISEDGMLACLDRLRTRAAAHR; encoded by the coding sequence ATGGAAGAGCGCGTTAACGTCCGTTTCGACTATCGCGTCTGCTTCACCGAGGGCGTCTTCACGAGCGACAATCCGCTCCTACGCTCCATTCTTTGCGAAGTGCCCGGTCAGGCTCCGGAGGTGACCCCGCGCCGGCATCGCGCCTGGGCGGTGGTCGATCGCGGCGTGATGGAGGCGTGGCCCGGGCTCGCACGGGATATGGAATCGTACTTTGCGGCCCACGGCGATCGCTTGGAGCTGATTGCGCCGCCCATGGTGGTACCGGGCGGCGAGGCATGCAAGAACGACGAAACCACCTTCCGCGATATTTTGAGGCACATTCACGAGCTGCGCATCGATCGGCATTCGTACGTGCTCGCCATTGGAGGCGGGGCCGTGCTCGATGTGGTGGGGTACGCGGCGGCGGTGGCCCATCGCGGTGTGCGGCTGATTCGGTTTCCCACCACCGTGCTCGGGCAGGCCGATTCGGGCGTCGGCGTGAAGAATGGCATCAATGCGTTTGGCAAAAAGAATTTCCTCGGCACCTTTGCCCCGCCGCACGGCGTTCTTTGCGATGGGCATTTCCTGACAACGTTGTCGCCGCGCGACCGCGTGGCCGGTATGGCCGAGGCGGTCAAAGTGGCTCTGGTGCGCGATGCCGCGTTTTTTGCCTGGATGCGCGAGCACGGCGCCGCGCTCGGTGCGGGCGACGCGGGGGCTTTGATGGAGCTCGTGCGGCGCAGCGCGGAATTGCATTTGCGCCATATCGCGACATCGGGGGACCCTTTCGAGAAAGGGAGTGCGCGCCCGTTGGACTTCGGTCATTGGGCGGCACACAAATTGGAATCGCTGACCGCGTATCGGCTTCGCCATGGTGAGGGCGTGGCCATCGGTATGGCGCTCGATACTTTGTATTCGGTGCACGTGGGGCTCGCGCCGCAGACGCTCGCCGATACGGTGATGGCGCTGCTCGAGCAATTGGGCTTCTCTCTTTGGGACGACGCCTTGTCCATGGCGGGGCCCGACGGGCGTCTGCGCGTGTTCGAGGGCCTCGCGGAGTTTCGCGAGCACCTGGGCGGCGATCTCTGCGTGACGTTGCTGCGCGGGCCGGGCGAAGGGGTCGAAGTGCACGACATTTCCGAGGACGGCATGCTCGCGTGCCTCGATCGGCTGCGAACGCGGGCGGCGGCACACCGATGA
- the pstA gene encoding phosphate ABC transporter permease PstA, with protein sequence MSTLAELQRTRRRHRLVETALERGLATGALALAGLYILGLLVLVLRGGHKVTSFTVYPSPLLDVSGEDAVRFVLAASIFGSLAWSVSALAQRLFAKALEAHRNKLRIGVVVIAVACAALFRDHLPRFLIALPSDTTAGGGVGPEIFNTLYAAVLSTAITLPIGIGAAVYLARFAGGGRFVAVVRMALDTLASLPSIVYGLFGFLVFVVEMRAGYSLLAGAFVLALLNLPLVVGVAEESIRSVPRELEDASLALGATPVQTTLRVTIPYAWPGILSALVLSIGRVFAESAPLVMTAGTTISRADAYSLNPMRGGETLAVHLWYVNSAGLSPDRADVSAGTAAVLIVLIGATNFLASRLAHFGGRK encoded by the coding sequence ATGAGCACCCTGGCGGAGCTTCAGCGGACGCGAAGGCGCCACCGTCTCGTCGAAACGGCGCTCGAGCGCGGTCTGGCCACGGGCGCGCTGGCCCTGGCGGGCCTCTACATTTTGGGCCTCTTGGTGCTCGTCCTCCGCGGTGGGCACAAGGTCACGAGCTTCACCGTGTACCCCTCGCCGCTGCTCGACGTGAGCGGGGAGGATGCGGTGCGTTTCGTCTTGGCGGCCTCCATCTTTGGGAGCCTCGCCTGGAGCGTGTCGGCTCTTGCGCAGCGTCTCTTTGCGAAGGCGCTCGAGGCGCACCGCAACAAGCTGCGCATCGGCGTCGTGGTCATCGCGGTCGCGTGCGCAGCGCTTTTCCGCGATCACCTACCGCGGTTTCTCATCGCGCTGCCGAGCGACACCACGGCGGGCGGAGGCGTCGGGCCGGAGATCTTCAACACGCTGTACGCGGCGGTTCTGAGCACCGCGATCACGCTGCCCATCGGCATCGGCGCGGCCGTGTACCTGGCGCGCTTCGCCGGCGGAGGGCGATTCGTCGCGGTGGTGCGGATGGCGCTCGATACGCTCGCGTCACTTCCGAGCATCGTCTACGGCCTTTTCGGCTTCCTCGTGTTCGTCGTGGAAATGCGCGCGGGCTATTCGCTGCTCGCGGGCGCATTCGTGCTCGCGCTGCTCAACTTGCCGCTGGTCGTGGGCGTCGCGGAGGAGAGCATTCGCTCCGTTCCGCGCGAGCTGGAAGATGCCAGCTTGGCGCTGGGTGCCACCCCCGTTCAGACGACGCTCCGTGTCACGATCCCCTATGCGTGGCCGGGCATTCTCAGCGCGCTCGTGCTGTCCATCGGCCGCGTGTTCGCGGAAAGCGCCCCGCTGGTCATGACGGCGGGAACCACCATTTCACGGGCCGACGCGTATTCGCTCAATCCGATGCGCGGGGGTGAAACGCTGGCGGTTCACCTCTGGTACGTGAATTCCGCGGGACTTAGCCCGGACCGCGCCGATGTGAGCGCCGGTACCGCGGCCGTACTCATCGTTCTCATTGGGGCGACGAACTTTCTGGCCTCGCGCCTGGCCCATTTTGGTGGAAGAAAATGA
- the eboE gene encoding metabolite traffic protein EboE produces MPRSAANAGGGTPMKLPTAGEPHLTYCTNIHAGETWGEIRRNVAEHVLAVKARVGSERPFGVGLRLSGQAAEELAQPRELESFRDWLGAHGAYVFTINGFPYGQFHGTRVKEAVYLPDWFDEERVRYTERLGGILAALLPDGVTGSVSTVPGAFRPRVPSSEDAARMANNMLRVAASFHALHASTGKVVRLAAEPEPFCHFETTDETIRYFQEHVFSGDALARFEAMTGLGRADAEAAARRHAGVCFDACHMAVEFEDPRVGPQRFASAGIGIYKVQLSAGLDVRLSGEEDDAKQALARFADDTYLHQVVEHSETGLIRYLDLPEALEAPVAGPRHLRVHFHVPIFRETLGPFRNTQTYLRELLLLQRDQPVSDHLEVETYTWDVLPAEYRNEHVVDAVAREMQWVLDVLDVSR; encoded by the coding sequence GTGCCTCGATCGGCTGCGAACGCGGGCGGCGGCACACCGATGAAGCTGCCCACCGCGGGAGAGCCGCACCTCACCTATTGTACGAACATCCACGCCGGCGAGACGTGGGGCGAGATCCGCCGCAACGTGGCCGAGCACGTCCTGGCCGTAAAGGCGCGCGTCGGGAGCGAGCGGCCTTTTGGCGTGGGATTGCGACTTTCCGGTCAGGCCGCCGAGGAGCTCGCGCAGCCTCGAGAACTCGAATCATTTCGCGATTGGCTGGGCGCGCACGGCGCGTACGTCTTTACGATCAATGGGTTCCCGTACGGCCAATTCCACGGTACGCGCGTCAAGGAAGCGGTGTACCTGCCCGATTGGTTCGACGAGGAGCGCGTTCGCTACACCGAGCGCCTCGGGGGCATTCTCGCCGCGCTCCTTCCGGACGGGGTCACCGGCAGTGTCAGCACGGTGCCGGGTGCCTTTCGGCCGCGTGTGCCCTCGTCGGAGGATGCCGCGCGCATGGCGAACAACATGCTGCGCGTGGCGGCGTCGTTTCATGCGCTGCACGCGTCGACCGGCAAGGTGGTGCGCCTGGCTGCCGAGCCCGAGCCCTTTTGCCACTTCGAAACGACGGACGAAACGATTCGGTACTTCCAGGAGCACGTCTTCTCGGGCGACGCGCTCGCGCGCTTCGAGGCCATGACCGGCCTCGGGCGGGCCGACGCGGAGGCGGCCGCGCGCCGGCACGCCGGCGTCTGTTTCGATGCGTGCCACATGGCGGTGGAGTTCGAAGACCCGCGCGTGGGGCCCCAGCGATTCGCCAGCGCCGGAATTGGCATTTACAAAGTCCAATTGAGCGCCGGGCTCGATGTTCGACTCTCGGGCGAGGAGGACGACGCGAAGCAGGCGCTCGCGCGTTTCGCCGACGATACGTATTTGCACCAGGTCGTCGAACACAGCGAAACGGGTTTGATTCGCTATTTGGACCTGCCGGAGGCACTCGAAGCACCGGTGGCGGGTCCGCGCCATTTGCGCGTGCACTTCCACGTGCCCATCTTTCGCGAAACGCTCGGCCCGTTTCGCAATACGCAGACGTACCTGCGGGAGCTGCTCTTGCTCCAGCGCGATCAGCCGGTGAGCGATCACCTGGAGGTGGAGACGTACACCTGGGACGTGCTCCCGGCCGAATACCGAAACGAGCACGTGGTCGATGCCGTCGCACGCGAGATGCAATGGGTCCTGGACGTGCTGGACGTGAGCCGGTGA
- a CDS encoding UbiA family prenyltransferase: MSWRIYLRLGRVSNLPTVWSNTLAGVALAQAPNAAWPVGSVAVLMVAFSLLYIGGMFLNDAFDRHIDARERANRPIPSGQIGAREVFAIGFGLLGAGVLAVAVHAFAYGAGVVPIVSAVVLAGIIVLYDAWHKGNPIGPIIMGACRVLVYVTAALSVTMHRGTPVFAGAALLLSYLIGLTYLAKHEGAYLAGKMPRFTLRRFWPLALLFIPCLALLPISFGSTPALLLDLAFLAWIVFTLVDLRRGAPGAIPRTVVRLIAGISLLDAVLVGPSLGAALALGAFALTLWLQRFVSGT, from the coding sequence GTGAGCTGGCGCATTTACCTGCGTCTCGGGCGCGTGTCGAACCTGCCCACGGTTTGGAGCAACACCTTGGCCGGTGTGGCCCTGGCGCAGGCGCCGAACGCCGCATGGCCGGTGGGGAGCGTCGCGGTGCTCATGGTGGCGTTCTCGCTCCTGTACATCGGCGGCATGTTTCTCAATGACGCGTTCGACCGCCACATCGACGCGCGCGAGCGCGCCAATCGGCCCATTCCGTCGGGCCAAATCGGTGCGCGCGAGGTGTTCGCCATTGGATTCGGCCTGCTCGGTGCAGGTGTGCTCGCCGTCGCGGTGCATGCGTTCGCATACGGCGCGGGGGTCGTTCCCATCGTGTCGGCCGTGGTCCTGGCCGGGATCATCGTCCTTTACGATGCATGGCACAAAGGAAATCCCATTGGGCCCATCATCATGGGGGCATGCCGCGTTCTCGTGTACGTGACCGCCGCGCTGTCGGTGACGATGCATCGCGGAACGCCGGTATTCGCGGGGGCGGCGCTGCTCTTGTCTTATTTGATTGGGCTCACGTATTTGGCCAAGCACGAGGGCGCATACCTCGCAGGCAAAATGCCGCGGTTTACGTTGCGTCGGTTTTGGCCGCTGGCCCTGCTCTTCATCCCATGCCTCGCGCTGCTTCCCATTTCCTTTGGCAGCACGCCGGCGCTGCTTCTCGATCTCGCGTTCTTGGCGTGGATCGTCTTTACGCTGGTGGACCTACGCCGCGGGGCGCCGGGGGCCATTCCGCGCACGGTGGTGCGACTCATTGCGGGGATTTCGCTTCTCGATGCCGTCCTCGTGGGACCGTCGCTCGGGGCCGCGCTCGCCCTCGGGGCTTTTGCGCTCACCCTATGGCTTCAGCGCTTCGTGAGCGGAACGTAG
- a CDS encoding phosphate ABC transporter substrate-binding protein gives MNSIVTALRTGVLGTLPLACALLGACDKSQPPAPAAVADASTSTNSAAVTDKKEGTVRASGSSALQPLVNAAKEKYEAENKGASVEVSAGGSKKGLADVASGAVHIGNSDIFAPDDLKSGLVDHKVATVGFAAMANKGPYSEKIASLSLQDLAKIFSGAVKNWKEVGGESQPIVVINRAAGSGTRTVFGNIVLGGDKFVESQTEDNSGALVAKLKQTKGAISYLALSFKDDELKTFGLKGDGGVVEPTSANITSGAYPIWSYEHMYTKGEASGSTKAFLDYILSPAFQDSVLPNVKGFIPITQMKVSREKD, from the coding sequence ATGAATTCCATCGTGACGGCGCTCCGTACGGGCGTTCTTGGTACCTTGCCGCTTGCTTGTGCACTGCTTGGTGCGTGCGACAAATCGCAGCCGCCCGCCCCCGCCGCGGTGGCCGACGCCTCCACGTCGACGAACAGCGCCGCCGTGACCGACAAAAAGGAAGGCACCGTGCGCGCGAGCGGCTCCAGCGCATTGCAGCCGCTGGTCAATGCCGCGAAGGAGAAGTACGAGGCCGAGAACAAAGGCGCCAGCGTGGAAGTGTCCGCGGGCGGCTCGAAAAAGGGATTGGCCGACGTGGCCTCCGGCGCGGTGCATATCGGCAACAGCGATATCTTCGCACCCGATGATTTGAAATCCGGCCTGGTCGATCACAAGGTCGCCACCGTTGGATTTGCGGCCATGGCCAACAAAGGCCCCTATTCGGAAAAGATTGCCTCGCTCAGCCTGCAGGACCTGGCGAAAATCTTCTCCGGCGCGGTGAAGAATTGGAAAGAAGTGGGCGGCGAGTCGCAGCCCATCGTGGTCATCAACCGCGCCGCCGGCTCGGGTACGCGCACGGTATTCGGCAATATCGTGCTCGGCGGCGACAAGTTCGTCGAGTCGCAGACGGAGGACAACTCCGGCGCGCTGGTGGCGAAACTCAAGCAAACCAAGGGCGCCATCAGCTACCTGGCGCTGTCCTTCAAGGATGACGAGTTGAAGACCTTCGGCCTCAAGGGCGATGGCGGCGTGGTGGAGCCCACGTCGGCGAACATCACCAGCGGCGCCTATCCGATCTGGTCGTACGAGCACATGTACACCAAAGGCGAAGCCTCGGGCTCGACCAAGGCATTCCTCGATTACATTCTCTCGCCCGCTTTCCAAGATAGCGTGCTCCCCAACGTGAAGGGATTCATCCCCATCACGCAAATGAAGGTCTCGCGCGAAAAGGATTGA
- the pstB gene encoding phosphate ABC transporter ATP-binding protein PstB has translation MRATDLSVHYGAKKAITGVTIDVLEHESLALIGPSGCGKSTFLRSLNRMNDTVEGIRVEGTVELDGEPIYAADVDPVLVRRRVGMVFQRSTPFPKSIFENVAYGLRIAGQQNARVLAESVERALRRAALWDEVKDRLSDSGMGLSGGQQQRLCIARALAVEPEVLLMDEPCSALDPIATAKVEDLVSDLRHSVTIVIVTHNMQQAARVSQKTGFFYMGRLVEVGDTSTIFTRPRHRETEDYITGRFG, from the coding sequence ATGCGCGCGACCGACCTCTCCGTCCATTATGGAGCCAAAAAGGCCATCACCGGCGTGACGATCGACGTGCTCGAGCATGAATCGCTCGCCCTGATTGGACCGAGCGGGTGCGGCAAGAGCACCTTTTTACGTTCGCTCAATCGGATGAACGACACGGTCGAAGGCATCCGAGTGGAAGGCACCGTCGAATTGGACGGCGAGCCCATCTACGCGGCCGACGTCGATCCGGTGCTCGTAAGGCGCCGCGTCGGCATGGTTTTTCAGCGTTCGACGCCATTCCCCAAGTCCATTTTCGAAAACGTTGCCTATGGGCTACGTATTGCGGGGCAGCAAAACGCCCGTGTCCTCGCCGAAAGCGTGGAGCGTGCCCTGCGCCGTGCCGCGCTCTGGGACGAGGTGAAGGATCGTCTCAGCGATTCCGGAATGGGACTCTCCGGCGGCCAACAGCAGCGACTCTGTATTGCGCGCGCGCTCGCCGTGGAGCCCGAGGTGCTCTTGATGGACGAGCCGTGCAGCGCACTCGATCCCATTGCAACGGCCAAGGTCGAGGACCTCGTCTCCGACCTCCGGCATAGCGTGACCATCGTCATCGTCACGCACAACATGCAACAAGCCGCGCGCGTGTCGCAGAAGACCGGCTTCTTTTACATGGGTCGCCTCGTCGAAGTGGGCGACACCTCCACCATCTTCACTCGGCCGCGGCATCGCGAGACCGAGGATTACATCACAGGGAGATTTGGCTGA
- the pstC gene encoding phosphate ABC transporter permease subunit PstC, with protein sequence MSPKSAVAEEVPPFVPAERLRASARPRWGEIAIRGFIAACGLFVVVATAAVILFIARAGVRGIQDVGLGGLLSGEIWKPEANVFGGYPLIFGTAISALGAALVGAIPALLAAVWVSELAPKSARSIYRRTMEIAAAVPSVVYGWLALVHLVPQAEWVARALHGEDVQVSGEGLASSAVLLGIMIAPTVFLLSLDALSRVSGTLREASAALGASSWQTAFRICIPSAGRSLFTAVFFGFARAAGETMAVQMVIGGARRVPENLFSPATTISTQIVMDMQNATPNTTASNVLFSMSLVLLVLSAGVVLISRVIGRWGSKA encoded by the coding sequence GTGTCACCCAAATCCGCCGTCGCAGAGGAAGTTCCGCCATTCGTGCCCGCCGAGCGGTTGCGCGCGTCCGCGCGACCGCGGTGGGGTGAAATTGCCATTCGCGGCTTCATTGCGGCGTGCGGCCTCTTCGTGGTGGTGGCCACCGCCGCCGTCATCCTCTTCATTGCTCGGGCCGGCGTTCGCGGCATCCAGGACGTCGGCCTTGGTGGCCTTCTCAGCGGCGAAATTTGGAAGCCGGAGGCGAATGTCTTCGGCGGCTACCCGCTGATCTTCGGCACCGCCATCAGCGCGCTCGGTGCTGCGCTGGTGGGGGCCATCCCCGCGCTGCTCGCGGCGGTGTGGGTCTCCGAGCTGGCCCCGAAAAGCGCGCGCTCGATTTATCGCCGCACGATGGAAATCGCGGCGGCCGTTCCCAGCGTCGTGTACGGCTGGCTCGCGCTGGTGCACTTGGTGCCCCAGGCGGAATGGGTCGCGCGGGCGCTGCACGGCGAGGACGTGCAGGTGAGCGGCGAGGGCCTCGCCTCCAGCGCGGTGCTCTTGGGCATCATGATCGCGCCCACCGTCTTTTTGCTCTCGCTGGATGCCCTCTCGCGCGTGTCGGGCACCTTGCGCGAGGCCAGTGCGGCCCTCGGCGCTTCGTCTTGGCAGACGGCGTTTCGCATTTGCATCCCGAGCGCCGGGCGCAGCCTCTTCACCGCCGTGTTCTTCGGCTTCGCCCGCGCCGCGGGTGAAACCATGGCCGTGCAGATGGTCATCGGCGGCGCACGCCGCGTGCCGGAGAATCTGTTCTCACCGGCCACGACCATCTCGACACAAATCGTCATGGATATGCAGAATGCGACGCCCAACACGACCGCGAGCAACGTTTTGTTCTCGATGTCGCTGGTGCTCCTGGTTCTCTCCGCGGGTGTGGTGCTGATCTCGCGCGTCATCGGGCGCTGGGGGTCGAAGGCATGA
- the phoU gene encoding phosphate signaling complex protein PhoU has translation MSGPSVPPTKMHSSHTSRDFEAELRELRAHTLAMGARCERSLRLALEAFWENSMKLAAEVEEIDRHIDRDEMEIDALVLRVLALRQPVAYDLRFLATALKLVTDLERVGDEAVNIAERAKEGHGVAKDQVRVALKEMADQAQQMLRDALDAFVEGEATRAAQVLERDDTVDNLYGGILGSMMEFMATNPAEIPAAIRVIKVAKYLERVADHATNIAEEVIFMVRGEDVRHVRTHPPPNAR, from the coding sequence ATGAGTGGACCTTCCGTACCCCCCACGAAGATGCATAGCTCGCACACCAGCCGCGATTTCGAGGCCGAGCTCCGGGAGCTTCGCGCGCACACGCTCGCCATGGGCGCGCGCTGCGAGCGAAGCTTGCGCCTGGCGCTCGAGGCTTTTTGGGAAAACTCGATGAAGCTCGCCGCGGAGGTCGAGGAGATCGACCGGCACATCGACCGCGACGAGATGGAGATCGACGCCTTGGTTCTGCGCGTGCTCGCGCTACGCCAGCCCGTCGCCTACGATTTGCGCTTTCTAGCGACCGCCCTGAAGCTGGTCACCGACTTGGAGCGCGTGGGCGACGAGGCGGTGAACATCGCCGAGCGCGCCAAAGAAGGACACGGCGTTGCCAAGGATCAAGTGCGCGTCGCGCTGAAGGAGATGGCCGATCAGGCGCAGCAGATGCTCCGCGACGCACTCGACGCGTTCGTCGAGGGCGAGGCCACCCGCGCCGCCCAGGTGCTCGAGCGCGACGACACGGTGGACAACCTTTACGGTGGCATCCTGGGCTCGATGATGGAGTTCATGGCCACGAACCCGGCGGAGATCCCCGCGGCCATCCGCGTCATCAAGGTCGCCAAGTACCTCGAGCGGGTCGCCGATCACGCGACGAACATCGCCGAAGAAGTCATCTTCATGGTCCGCGGCGAAGACGTCCGCCACGTGCGCACGCACCCGCCGCCGAATGCGCGATAG
- a CDS encoding Uma2 family endonuclease, with protein MSGAVRRTHGATWADIADRPEEDRLEIVGGEVVQKAAPTWDHGLAQTSISAFLVGPYQWGRGDGPGGWWFGSEVDIELETHEVYRPDVAGWRKDRVPKMPPGRPVRVRPDWSAEVLSKSNAERDLGDKLFGDHRAGVPHYWILDPQHRTLTVYRYATEGYFVALTAGRGKKVRAEPFEEVEIEIDLLFEGAD; from the coding sequence ATGAGCGGGGCGGTACGGCGAACTCACGGGGCGACGTGGGCGGACATCGCGGACCGGCCCGAGGAGGACCGGCTCGAGATCGTCGGTGGGGAGGTCGTGCAAAAAGCGGCACCGACCTGGGATCACGGGCTTGCTCAAACCTCGATCAGCGCCTTTCTGGTGGGACCGTATCAGTGGGGCCGGGGGGACGGCCCCGGCGGATGGTGGTTCGGATCCGAAGTGGACATCGAGCTCGAGACGCACGAGGTGTACCGCCCCGACGTTGCGGGCTGGCGCAAGGACCGCGTTCCGAAGATGCCTCCTGGAAGACCGGTCCGCGTACGCCCCGACTGGAGCGCGGAAGTTCTGTCCAAGTCGAATGCGGAGCGAGACCTCGGCGACAAGCTATTCGGTGACCACCGTGCGGGCGTTCCCCATTATTGGATCCTCGATCCGCAACATCGAACGCTCACGGTGTATCGCTACGCAACAGAAGGCTATTTCGTCGCGCTCACTGCGGGCCGCGGCAAAAAAGTACGGGCCGAACCTTTCGAAGAAGTAGAAATCGAGATCGATTTGCTCTTCGAAGGCGCCGACTAA